The following are encoded in a window of Bacteroidales bacterium genomic DNA:
- a CDS encoding ChbG/HpnK family deacetylase, whose translation MTDKRLIINADDFGWDEAATAGIAHLLEKGKISSTTILANFATENDLEKVRSIDGISTGLHINLINGKPVSRPEEVDTLLDAEGKFLGAGKLYKRFLMRRINKDHIVKEVAAQIKSLRENGIDISHADSHQHLHQFPGLGKWILQAVADNGIKKVRNCRLTRIHAGRSVVIALFAATTSRNLKPFQHPDALIAELSFGSDYSDDFANQLLSSHFRKGDVFEIMTHPATADKTDSYLHRKAEFDFWDTLPLKEILSGNKINMINYREL comes from the coding sequence ATGACTGATAAACGCCTGATCATAAATGCAGACGATTTTGGATGGGATGAAGCAGCCACAGCCGGAATCGCGCATTTACTCGAAAAAGGGAAGATCAGCAGCACCACCATTTTGGCCAACTTCGCCACCGAAAACGATCTTGAAAAGGTACGTTCCATCGACGGAATCAGCACCGGCCTTCACATCAATTTGATCAATGGCAAGCCGGTGAGCCGACCGGAAGAGGTGGATACTTTACTCGATGCTGAAGGTAAGTTTTTGGGTGCTGGAAAATTGTACAAAAGGTTTTTGATGCGAAGGATAAATAAAGATCATATTGTGAAAGAGGTAGCGGCGCAAATCAAAAGCTTGCGCGAAAATGGTATCGACATCTCACACGCCGACAGCCACCAGCACCTGCATCAATTCCCCGGATTGGGAAAATGGATATTGCAGGCGGTGGCCGACAATGGAATCAAAAAAGTAAGAAACTGTCGTTTGACTCGTATTCATGCAGGACGCAGTGTAGTGATCGCACTATTTGCAGCAACAACATCACGCAATTTAAAACCTTTCCAACACCCGGATGCGCTGATAGCTGAGCTATCTTTTGGCAGCGATTATTCGGACGACTTTGCAAATCAACTACTGTCGTCCCATTTCCGCAAAGGTGATGTGTTCGAAATAATGACCCATCCGGCTACAGCCGACAAAACAGATTCGTACCTGCATCGCAAAGCAGAATTTGACTTTTGGGACACGCTACCGTTGAAAGAAATTTTGAGCGGGAATAAAATCAATATGATAAACTATCGCGAACTTTAG
- a CDS encoding glycosyltransferase family 39 protein, with protein MIKTLQKYPLILYATGGILLIIALLINLGRINIFMAVDEATRGLVALEMMISGNYVTPTIYGDFYYNKPPLFPWILVVFFKLFGMSEMVLRLPTVLSLIGFGFTIYYFVSREMGKQAGIITAFLFVTLGRLLFWESLLGYIDTTFSWVIYTMLMVVIYHFRRKQYLQLFLLSYLLMTVGYMLKGLPAIVFQGITLLVVFISEKEWRRLFNWQHVAGAGVFVVLAGGYYLMYHHYNSLQNVFATLWSESTNRTVATQGVSLTLQHLYKFPVEMLYHYLPWTLLLVFTLVRGFWKKVFQNGFLKLSLLVLLFNLIPYWTSPDVYPKYIMMLVPLALSVFVFFYLENKKQNKRLSSIMEWVFFGAGILLTIGYLALPLIPQFADTPAAKTVATILFVLSAILMYFYFYLRDKRLIIFAIVLIVGRIAFGWYVWPLRAEQFEVYEEDAIEVAQITADEPLLYYHAPMLQYGATYVMTREKQQLIRQEKQEPKPGVFYITDDNGLALIRQENQVEIFYQYPNVEDGRNLNLIKIMK; from the coding sequence ATGATTAAAACTTTGCAAAAATATCCGCTCATTCTCTACGCCACCGGTGGTATTCTGTTGATAATTGCGCTGCTGATCAACCTAGGCAGGATTAACATTTTTATGGCTGTGGATGAAGCTACGCGCGGACTGGTGGCGCTCGAGATGATGATTTCGGGCAACTACGTTACGCCCACCATTTACGGCGACTTTTACTACAACAAGCCGCCACTCTTCCCATGGATTTTGGTTGTGTTTTTCAAACTTTTTGGTATGAGCGAAATGGTGCTGCGCCTGCCCACCGTGCTGTCGCTCATTGGCTTTGGTTTTACCATTTATTATTTCGTCTCACGCGAAATGGGCAAACAAGCGGGCATCATCACCGCTTTCCTGTTTGTCACTTTGGGGCGATTGCTGTTTTGGGAATCGCTGCTCGGCTACATCGACACCACTTTTTCGTGGGTAATCTACACCATGCTGATGGTGGTGATTTATCATTTCCGGCGAAAGCAATATCTGCAACTCTTCCTTCTCTCCTACCTGCTGATGACGGTTGGTTATATGCTCAAAGGCTTGCCAGCCATCGTTTTTCAGGGCATCACGCTACTGGTGGTTTTCATCTCCGAAAAGGAATGGCGCCGGCTTTTCAATTGGCAGCATGTGGCAGGAGCAGGCGTTTTTGTGGTGCTGGCGGGAGGTTATTATCTGATGTATCATCATTACAATTCGCTGCAAAATGTTTTCGCCACTTTGTGGAGCGAATCGACCAACCGCACGGTGGCCACACAAGGTGTGAGCCTCACATTGCAGCATTTGTACAAGTTTCCGGTGGAGATGCTCTACCATTATCTGCCCTGGACGCTGCTGCTGGTTTTTACGCTGGTGCGCGGATTTTGGAAAAAGGTTTTTCAAAATGGTTTCCTCAAACTAAGCCTGCTGGTGCTGCTTTTCAACCTCATCCCCTACTGGACGTCGCCGGATGTTTACCCCAAATACATCATGATGCTGGTACCTCTGGCACTGTCGGTTTTTGTATTTTTTTATTTAGAAAACAAAAAACAAAACAAACGACTTTCCTCAATAATGGAATGGGTCTTTTTTGGCGCTGGAATTCTGCTAACCATAGGCTACCTGGCGCTTCCGCTGATACCACAATTTGCCGACACGCCCGCCGCCAAAACCGTTGCCACCATTCTATTTGTGCTCTCGGCAATTTTGATGTATTTCTATTTCTACCTTCGCGACAAACGATTGATTATTTTTGCCATCGTGCTCATCGTGGGGCGCATTGCTTTTGGCTGGTATGTGTGGCCGCTAAGGGCTGAGCAGTTTGAAGTTTACGAAGAAGATGCCATCGAAGTGGCACAGATTACTGCCGATGAGCCTTTGCTTTATTATCACGCGCCCATGTTGCAATATGGAGCCACTTACGTGATGACGCGTGAAAAGCAGCAACTGATCCGGCAGGAGAAGCAGGAGCCGAAACCGGGAGTGTTTTACATCACCGACGACAACGGGCTGGCGCTAATCCGGCAAGAAAACCAAGTGGAAATATTTTATCAATATCCCAATGTGGAGGATGGCAGAAATCTGAATTTGATAAAGATCATGAAATGA
- a CDS encoding glycosyltransferase family 2 protein, whose translation MKKTKISIIAPLYNEQENVGQLAAEIIGVMSATAYNYEVILVNDGSSDATWQRIADLQQSHPQITGIDLAGNYGQTIALRSGFENSTGDIIIFMDGDLQHNPADLPRFIAKIEEGFDMVGGAKVKRPENWFKSSLSRFAHWLIHRISGADMTYFGATFRAYRRYLLEESNMIGDAHRFLGAILARKGIRQTEIPIEIRQRVAGTSSYSLKKVYLVIIDLIFLKFTISYMNKPFRLFGVTGGLMFIVGLLPTVYLVIGSLFFHFHLRIDYLVEFLFSIFVMIMGMLLVSFGLIAEIGIYNYYARGNHSPYSVRRIIRENHKKQ comes from the coding sequence ATGAAAAAAACGAAAATATCCATCATTGCGCCGCTTTATAACGAACAGGAAAATGTGGGGCAGCTCGCCGCCGAAATCATCGGAGTGATGTCGGCAACAGCCTACAATTACGAGGTGATCCTTGTAAACGACGGCAGTAGCGACGCCACCTGGCAGCGCATTGCTGATTTGCAGCAGTCGCATCCACAAATTACGGGTATCGATCTGGCAGGAAACTATGGCCAGACCATCGCACTTCGCAGCGGTTTCGAAAATTCTACCGGCGATATCATCATTTTTATGGATGGCGATCTGCAACACAACCCGGCAGACCTGCCACGGTTCATTGCGAAAATAGAAGAAGGCTTTGATATGGTGGGCGGTGCCAAAGTAAAACGCCCGGAGAACTGGTTCAAGAGCAGCTTATCACGATTTGCGCACTGGCTCATCCACCGCATCTCCGGCGCCGACATGACCTACTTCGGCGCCACCTTCCGCGCCTACCGCCGATACCTGCTCGAAGAGTCGAACATGATTGGCGACGCACATCGCTTTCTGGGCGCTATCCTGGCGCGAAAAGGCATCCGCCAAACCGAAATCCCTATCGAAATACGACAGCGGGTAGCCGGCACCAGCAGCTATTCGCTCAAGAAAGTTTATCTGGTGATCATAGATTTGATATTTCTAAAATTCACCATCTCCTACATGAACAAGCCCTTCAGACTCTTTGGCGTCACCGGTGGACTGATGTTCATCGTCGGACTACTGCCCACGGTGTACCTCGTCATCGGCTCACTGTTTTTCCATTTCCACCTGCGCATAGATTATCTGGTGGAGTTTCTGTTTTCGATCTTCGTCATGATCATGGGAATGTTGCTGGTGAGTTTTGGGCTTATTGCCGAAATTGGCATCTATAACTACTATGCCCGTGGCAACCACAGCCCTTACAGCGTCCGGCGCATCATAAGGGAAAATCATAAAAAACAATAA
- the tatC gene encoding twin-arginine translocase subunit TatC — protein MPEVDSTKKTKGVLHPRKPQPAAGPRNYRQYLIRLRRQMIRSAVVIMLLAVVAFMNRSLIFDHILLAPKNPDFFTNVLFCKIGTKFNIPDLCFDASALKIINVNMAGQFLTHLYVSIVAGVVVAFPYLLYEIWSFLSFVLSIKSRRATLVIMIVGTLLFVAGLLFSYYLIVPLTVNFLGTYFVSGQVANHVMLGSYIGTVASLCLGVAVFFELPIFIFFLARYGIVGPKMLAKQRRIMVVVILIVSTIITPPDVISQIMVGIPLLVLYEISIVVARSVWRKPAES, from the coding sequence ATGCCAGAAGTTGATTCGACAAAGAAAACCAAAGGAGTGCTTCATCCGCGCAAGCCACAGCCGGCAGCGGGGCCTCGCAACTACCGGCAATATCTGATCCGTCTGCGACGGCAAATGATCCGCAGCGCGGTGGTGATCATGCTCCTGGCAGTGGTAGCTTTTATGAACCGCAGCCTTATCTTCGACCACATCCTGCTGGCACCCAAAAATCCCGACTTTTTCACTAACGTGCTGTTTTGTAAAATAGGCACAAAGTTCAACATCCCCGATTTATGTTTTGATGCTTCGGCACTCAAGATTATCAATGTGAACATGGCCGGGCAGTTTCTCACTCATTTGTATGTTTCCATAGTTGCCGGCGTAGTGGTAGCGTTTCCTTATCTGCTTTACGAAATTTGGTCGTTTCTCTCTTTTGTACTTAGCATCAAAAGCCGGCGCGCCACGCTGGTCATTATGATAGTGGGTACTCTTTTATTTGTCGCGGGACTGCTGTTCAGTTATTACCTCATCGTTCCGCTCACCGTTAACTTCCTAGGAACCTATTTCGTGAGCGGGCAGGTGGCCAACCACGTGATGCTTGGCAGCTACATCGGCACCGTTGCCTCACTATGCCTGGGGGTGGCGGTCTTTTTCGAGTTACCAATCTTCATTTTCTTTCTGGCGCGCTACGGCATTGTGGGGCCAAAAATGCTTGCAAAACAGCGGCGCATCATGGTCGTGGTGATCCTGATTGTTTCGACCATCATCACCCCACCCGACGTCATCAGCCAGATTATGGTGGGCATCCCGCTGTTGGTGCTTTACGAAATCAGCATCGTGGTGGCGCGCAGCGTTTGGCGGAAGCCGGCAGAGTCGTAG
- a CDS encoding lysylphosphatidylglycerol synthase transmembrane domain-containing protein — protein MNIKKNKVKVHLPKHLKTALKIILSLGILAFVLYKIDTGALLEVFARVQPLWLLMALLFFALSKYISAFRLRRFLHNTGIDISASFNLKLYLLGMFYNLFLPGGIGGDGYKIYLLNKRYDVKARNIFWAILLDRVMGLLALFCLAAALATAATLPHFYKTYSWLLIPLAIIAFYFFIKILFDRYRDIFTITLLQSFLVQLSQMVSAFFILQAIGVSDATIDYLFIFLISSIVAALPITIGGVGSREITFLLGAQVMQLSTSNSIALSLLFYIITALVSLTGIYYSIKTEKLK, from the coding sequence ATGAATATCAAAAAAAATAAAGTGAAAGTACACCTCCCCAAACATCTGAAGACAGCGCTCAAGATCATCCTATCTTTGGGCATCCTGGCTTTTGTACTTTACAAAATCGATACAGGGGCGCTGTTGGAAGTTTTTGCACGGGTACAGCCGCTGTGGCTTTTGATGGCGCTGCTATTTTTTGCTTTATCAAAATACATTTCAGCTTTTCGCTTACGCAGATTCCTACACAACACCGGCATCGACATTAGCGCCAGCTTCAATCTGAAACTCTACCTGCTGGGCATGTTTTACAATTTGTTTCTGCCCGGCGGCATCGGTGGCGACGGCTACAAAATCTATCTGCTCAACAAACGATACGACGTAAAAGCGCGGAACATCTTCTGGGCTATCCTGCTCGACCGCGTCATGGGGTTGCTGGCGCTGTTTTGTCTGGCTGCTGCCCTGGCCACCGCCGCTACCCTCCCCCACTTTTACAAAACCTACTCCTGGCTGCTCATCCCGCTGGCCATCATCGCTTTTTATTTTTTTATAAAAATCTTATTCGATCGTTACCGCGACATTTTTACCATTACGTTGCTGCAATCCTTTCTGGTTCAGCTTTCGCAAATGGTTTCGGCATTTTTTATCCTGCAGGCAATCGGCGTAAGCGATGCCACAATCGATTATCTGTTTATATTTCTGATCTCCTCCATTGTGGCGGCGTTGCCCATCACGATAGGTGGCGTTGGCTCGCGCGAAATCACTTTCCTGCTGGGGGCGCAGGTGATGCAACTCAGCACCAGCAACAGCATTGCGCTAAGCTTGTTGTTTTATATCATCACCGCCCTGGTGTCGCTCACCGGAATTTATTACAGTATCAAAACCGAAAAATTAAAATAA